In Pseudobacteroides sp., one DNA window encodes the following:
- the flgB gene encoding flagellar basal body rod protein FlgB, with translation MLDKLFDGKKIIHKALDASWKRNEAIAQNIANVDTPGYKRKSVSFEDELRKAMDSKDFKKSDVDQIEIKVVEENKNLSMRLDGNNVDIEAEMAELAKNTIKYNALVQMAGFDKLKMVIKEGK, from the coding sequence ATGCTGGATAAACTTTTTGACGGCAAAAAAATTATTCATAAGGCTCTGGATGCATCATGGAAAAGAAATGAAGCAATTGCTCAAAACATTGCAAATGTTGACACACCGGGATACAAAAGGAAATCCGTATCTTTTGAGGATGAATTGAGAAAGGCGATGGATAGCAAGGACTTCAAAAAAAGTGATGTTGACCAGATTGAAATAAAGGTTGTAGAGGAAAATAAAAATCTAAGCATGAGGCTGGACGGCAATAATGTGGACATCGAAGCCGAAATGGCCGAGCTTGCAAAAAATACAATAAAGTATAATGCACTTGTTCAAATGGCAGGCTTTGATAAGCTAAAGATGGTTATAAAGGAAGGCAAATAA
- a CDS encoding protein kinase family protein, translating to MVLNLFNKDRIYRQGEKIKGYEIIEILGEGRFGICYQVSCCQKQFILKQLKPGMLKKSKGKVRFEEEILQELHHESIPQFIDKIEDAHFYGYVLEFKEGRTFEDIIYLDKKAFEKDEIYRIAGQLIELLKYLHSKGVVHRDIRVPNTLYNGENVNLVDFGLARWINDRKYKADMDFAFLGDFLLHLYYSSFDYENGKKRPWFDELELSDTERLFLKRLMGVEKRYCRIEEVETDFYKIIGCKP from the coding sequence ATGGTCCTAAATCTGTTTAATAAGGACAGGATTTACAGGCAGGGAGAAAAGATTAAAGGGTATGAAATAATAGAAATCCTTGGCGAGGGCAGATTTGGCATTTGTTATCAGGTTTCATGCTGCCAAAAACAGTTTATTTTAAAACAGTTGAAGCCTGGCATGCTAAAAAAATCAAAGGGGAAGGTTCGGTTTGAAGAGGAAATACTGCAAGAATTACATCATGAATCCATTCCTCAGTTCATTGATAAAATCGAGGATGCCCATTTCTATGGGTATGTGCTGGAATTCAAAGAGGGAAGAACCTTTGAGGATATCATCTATCTTGACAAGAAAGCTTTTGAAAAAGATGAGATATACCGGATTGCAGGACAACTGATTGAATTGTTGAAATATCTTCACTCAAAAGGCGTGGTTCACAGGGATATTCGTGTGCCTAATACCCTTTATAACGGTGAAAATGTAAACCTTGTGGATTTTGGACTTGCCCGCTGGATTAATGATAGAAAATACAAAGCAGACATGGATTTCGCCTTTTTAGGTGATTTCCTGCTGCATTTGTATTACTCATCTTTTGATTATGAAAATGGTAAGAAAAGACCCTGGTTTGATGAGCTGGAGCTTTCTGATACTGAACGGCTCTTCCTGAAAAGGCTGATGGGTGTTGAAAAACGCTATTGCAGGATTGAGGAAGTGGAAACGGATTTTTATAAAATTATTGGATGCAAACCATAG
- a CDS encoding DedA family protein, translated as MELITQLIDFVIHIDKHLAELMQDYGAWTYLILFLIIFCETGLVVTPFLPGDSLLFVIGALGASGVMDFKLALILLIIAAIGGNTLNYFIGKTIGNRILESTRYKFIRRIVKKEYIDKAHAFYEKHGGKAILLSRFLPILRTFAPFVAGIGKMNFVKFTIYNAVGAIAWVLIFMFGGYFFGNIPVVKNNFTYVIFGIIFVSLLPAIVTAINAKREKTTATLQEE; from the coding sequence ATGGAATTAATAACACAATTGATTGATTTTGTAATACACATAGACAAGCATTTGGCAGAGCTAATGCAGGATTATGGAGCATGGACATATTTGATACTGTTTCTCATAATTTTCTGTGAGACAGGACTGGTTGTAACACCATTCCTTCCTGGGGATTCGCTTTTGTTTGTAATTGGAGCACTAGGCGCTTCAGGGGTAATGGATTTCAAGCTTGCTTTAATACTTCTTATTATTGCAGCTATAGGCGGAAATACTTTGAATTATTTCATTGGTAAGACAATTGGAAATCGGATTCTTGAAAGTACGAGGTATAAATTTATCAGACGGATTGTGAAGAAGGAATATATTGATAAGGCTCATGCTTTTTATGAGAAGCATGGTGGGAAAGCAATACTCTTATCAAGGTTTCTGCCTATATTAAGAACATTTGCTCCATTTGTGGCTGGAATAGGAAAAATGAATTTTGTAAAGTTTACAATTTATAACGCCGTTGGAGCAATTGCATGGGTATTGATATTCATGTTTGGGGGCTACTTCTTTGGCAATATCCCTGTAGTAAAAAACAATTTTACCTACGTCATATTTGGGATTATTTTTGTATCGCTTCTTCCTGCAATTGTTACTGCTATTAATGCAAAAAGAGAAAAGACAACTGCTACACTACAGGAAGAATAA
- a CDS encoding DUF6064 family protein, whose product MKSAEQFWNVISTYNQQTMWLQIPMVIMLMSLVLMALFIGKEWMQVALKVSLFVVFSWVGIIFFWVYDQSAVGRFFAGPLYILVGVLFLVDSIKKNMVFELHKMKIPRLFTLLFILLYALYPVLSFVLGGRYPSIVTLIMPCPLVVVALTLVCTAKGKINKLLLLLLLVWAFTGLPKSIMFNVYEDLILFISGLYAVVYLINSKRKSRYFCEGGRIE is encoded by the coding sequence ATGAAGTCTGCGGAACAGTTTTGGAATGTAATTTCTACTTATAATCAGCAGACCATGTGGTTGCAGATACCTATGGTTATAATGCTAATGAGCCTTGTCCTTATGGCTTTGTTTATAGGGAAAGAATGGATGCAAGTCGCATTGAAAGTCAGCCTTTTTGTAGTCTTTTCGTGGGTTGGTATCATATTCTTTTGGGTTTATGACCAAAGTGCTGTTGGACGGTTTTTTGCAGGTCCCTTATATATTCTTGTCGGTGTATTATTTCTTGTAGATTCAATAAAGAAAAATATGGTGTTTGAATTGCATAAGATGAAAATTCCAAGGCTTTTTACGTTATTGTTTATTTTATTGTATGCATTATATCCAGTGTTAAGTTTTGTATTAGGGGGCAGATATCCATCAATTGTGACACTCATAATGCCGTGTCCATTAGTTGTAGTGGCACTAACACTTGTTTGTACAGCAAAAGGAAAAATAAATAAGTTGCTATTATTACTTTTGCTTGTGTGGGCATTTACAGGACTACCTAAATCAATAATGTTTAATGTTTATGAGGATTTAATATTATTTATATCAGGTTTATATGCAGTAGTATATTTGATTAACTCAAAAAGAAAATCCAGATACTTTTGTGAAGGAGGGCGGATTGAATGA
- a CDS encoding ketopantoate reductase family protein, with amino-acid sequence MRILVIGTGVIGTTYAWQLSGIGCELTHYVRKGKKDFYEKEGIEIECLDTRHSKSTENRVHYMPKFIDNPKLLSEYDLILVSVGSDQLVPVLELLKENSQGVDVFFLQNIRPGEEKFIEQYLKPTQYFFGYPFKAGGGKEDNVIRCVIFGNSFTNTMLGEKDGRKSERLNKIYTLIKTAKLNPKVTTKIIPYIRCHYVWAATILGAYAKAGTYEKLVCNKEIMRQLYIGMREAFETCRAESINPARIAPTSYYYFPLFLLVPFSQKLFDSEDMKRMFEGHVSGSPEEMETMYYDILEAGEKYGIDMPVYKSFKDSFDRLLNI; translated from the coding sequence ATGAGGATTTTGGTAATTGGAACAGGGGTAATTGGAACAACATATGCTTGGCAACTTTCAGGAATAGGTTGTGAATTGACGCATTATGTGCGAAAAGGTAAAAAAGACTTCTATGAAAAAGAAGGAATAGAAATTGAGTGCCTTGATACAAGGCATTCGAAGAGTACTGAAAATAGAGTACACTATATGCCGAAATTCATTGATAATCCAAAACTTTTATCAGAGTATGATTTGATTTTGGTTTCTGTTGGGAGTGATCAACTCGTTCCAGTCTTGGAGCTACTTAAAGAGAATTCTCAGGGAGTAGATGTGTTTTTTCTTCAGAATATAAGACCGGGCGAAGAAAAGTTTATAGAACAGTATTTGAAGCCAACCCAATATTTTTTTGGATATCCTTTCAAAGCAGGCGGAGGCAAAGAAGACAATGTAATAAGATGTGTTATATTTGGCAATTCATTTACCAACACCATGTTAGGGGAAAAAGACGGCAGAAAATCCGAAAGGCTCAATAAAATCTATACTTTGATTAAAACGGCAAAGCTAAATCCTAAAGTGACTACAAAAATTATTCCTTATATCCGTTGCCATTATGTTTGGGCGGCAACTATTCTCGGAGCTTATGCCAAGGCTGGTACATATGAAAAATTGGTATGCAATAAAGAGATTATGAGACAACTATACATAGGAATGAGAGAAGCATTTGAAACCTGTAGGGCAGAAAGTATAAACCCTGCAAGGATTGCTCCTACAAGTTACTATTATTTTCCTTTGTTTTTATTAGTACCTTTTTCACAAAAGCTTTTTGACTCAGAAGATATGAAAAGAATGTTTGAGGGGCATGTGTCTGGTTCTCCAGAGGAAATGGAGACCATGTATTACGATATTTTGGAGGCCGGGGAGAAGTACGGAATAGATATGCCGGTATACAAAAGCTTTAAAGATAGCTTTGACAGATTATTAAATATTTAA
- a CDS encoding class I SAM-dependent methyltransferase has translation MMKNSTNILKYKRLAPVYDLVFGKILASARIKVFKSIEFKKGSKVLLMGVGTGEDIKYIPKDCMCIGIDISESMLERARKKAGHLNVMFLNMNAEKVDFQDSTFDFVILNLILSVAENPDKVLSEANRILKGNGQIIVFDKFLKKEGKITIIRRLVSKITAFIGTDINREFEVMVSGMQLSIIRDDALMMGGNYRNILLEKSVN, from the coding sequence ATGATGAAGAATTCTACAAATATTTTAAAGTATAAAAGACTTGCACCGGTATATGATTTGGTTTTTGGGAAAATTCTTGCTTCTGCAAGGATTAAAGTTTTTAAGTCAATTGAATTTAAAAAGGGTAGTAAGGTTTTACTTATGGGAGTTGGCACCGGGGAAGATATCAAGTATATACCAAAGGATTGCATGTGCATAGGCATTGATATTTCAGAGTCCATGCTTGAAAGAGCAAGGAAAAAAGCTGGGCATTTAAATGTGATGTTTCTTAATATGAATGCAGAAAAAGTTGATTTTCAAGATTCTACATTTGATTTTGTTATTCTCAACCTTATACTTAGTGTTGCCGAAAATCCAGATAAAGTATTAAGCGAAGCGAATAGAATTCTTAAGGGAAATGGACAGATTATCGTATTTGATAAATTTTTGAAAAAGGAAGGGAAAATTACAATTATACGTAGACTAGTCAGCAAGATAACTGCCTTCATTGGCACAGACATAAATAGAGAGTTTGAAGTAATGGTGTCTGGGATGCAGCTTAGTATAATAAGAGATGACGCGTTAATGATGGGCGGTAATTATAGAAACATTCTTCTTGAAAAGTCAGTAAATTAA
- a CDS encoding demethoxyubiquinone hydroxylase family protein produces the protein MALLGNPFVANVPRQLTNEELAQALRVDMAGELEAIIGYEAHAMATNDDRVKKILYHIADEERKHVGELQQLLYIISPKDATQTEKGKQVVEQQQSQNFSTPIQ, from the coding sequence ATGGCACTATTAGGAAACCCCTTTGTAGCAAACGTACCAAGACAATTGACCAATGAAGAATTAGCTCAAGCCCTTCGGGTAGATATGGCCGGGGAGCTGGAAGCCATTATTGGTTATGAAGCTCATGCAATGGCAACCAATGATGATAGAGTGAAAAAGATTCTTTATCATATTGCTGATGAAGAGAGAAAGCATGTTGGTGAATTACAGCAATTACTTTATATTATCAGCCCCAAGGATGCAACCCAAACAGAAAAGGGCAAACAGGTGGTCGAACAACAGCAGTCCCAGAATTTCAGTACACCTATACAGTAA
- a CDS encoding cytochrome b5 domain-containing protein, with protein sequence MNCYDNAICERIKTITAEAENYINLIYAAPCIYTRNMLLYQLRAKMNEIDFLSGMICCQMNQMQVSSSALPQQNQQNQRDLTLQELSKFNGKDGNPAYVAVNGTVYDVTKNAAWAAASHFGLTAGKDLTSEFASCHAGQTILNKLKVVGKLI encoded by the coding sequence ATGAATTGCTATGATAACGCTATATGCGAGAGGATAAAAACAATTACCGCTGAAGCGGAGAACTATATCAATTTAATATATGCAGCTCCCTGTATATACACCAGAAATATGCTTCTGTACCAACTCAGGGCAAAAATGAACGAGATTGATTTTTTAAGTGGCATGATATGCTGCCAGATGAACCAGATGCAGGTAAGCTCTTCAGCGTTGCCACAACAGAACCAGCAGAACCAAAGAGACCTTACACTTCAGGAACTGTCGAAGTTTAACGGGAAAGATGGAAATCCTGCTTATGTGGCAGTAAACGGAACAGTATATGATGTCACAAAGAATGCTGCCTGGGCTGCTGCATCACACTTTGGCCTTACGGCGGGAAAAGACTTAACAAGTGAATTTGCCTCATGCCATGCAGGACAGACCATATTAAACAAATTAAAAGTAGTAGGGAAGTTGATTTGA